A portion of the Ricinus communis isolate WT05 ecotype wild-type chromosome 10, ASM1957865v1, whole genome shotgun sequence genome contains these proteins:
- the LOC107260752 gene encoding inactive leucine-rich repeat receptor-like protein kinase CORYNE, which produces MEKRRYSPQLTCKVTALLLLLSFCFHPSIVQCLESRTRMTRHLSTQPPSPSRPSQFNTGLKRILISVILGVLTGLSGAILCAYLVRCLVRYMNRTPILKGPVIFSPKIASKTLQSALASENQLLGSSSNGNYYRTVLDNGLTIAVKRLEPFESGSPERQNKSVKRRIQQELERLASLRHRNLMSLRAYVRESDRFSLVYDYVPSGSLEDAMSRVRENHLQLSWEVRLRIAVGIVKGLRYLHFDCVPQILHYNLKPTNVMLDAEFEPRLADCGLAKLMPNLDRATCGYSAPECFQNCRYTDKSDIFSFGMILGVLLTGRDPTDPFFGEAASGGSLGRWLRHLQQAGEAKEALDKSILGEEGEEDEMLMAVRISVVCLSDLPADRPSSDELVLMLSQLHSF; this is translated from the exons ATGGAGAAAAGAAGATACAGTCCTCAACTTACTTGCAAAGTCACAGCTCTGCTTTTGCTGTTGAGTTTTTGCTTTCACCCATCAATAGTACAATGCTTAGAAAGTAGAACTAGAATGACAAGGCATCTCTCTACTCAACCTCCATCGCCTTCTAGGCCATCCCAGTTCAACACTGGACTCAAGAGAATCCTTATCAGCGTCATTTTAGGAGTCTTAACTGGATTATCAGGGGCCATTCTTTGTGCCTATTTAGTCCGTTGCTTAGTCCGCTACATGAACAGAACTCCAATCCTCAAAGGCCCTGTTATATTTTCCCCAAAAATTGCTTCCAAAACTCTTCAATCAGCTCTTGCAAGTGAAAACCAGTTGCTGGGTTCAAGCTCAAACGGGAATTACTACAGAACTGTTCTAGACAATGGGCTCACAATTGCTGTCAAGAGGCTCGAACCATTTGAGAGTGGCTCACCAGAGAGGCAGAACAAATCTGTCAAGCGAAGGATACAGCAGGAGCTGGAAAGACTAGCAAGCTTGAGACATAGGAATTTGATGAGTTTAAGGGCTTATGTTAGAGAATCTGATAGATTCTCTCTGGTCTATGATTATGTGCCAAGTGGGAGTCTTGAAGATGCAATGAGCAGAGTGAGGGAAAATCATTTGCAACTCAGTTGGGAAGTTCGACTTCGGATTGCTGTTGGGATTGTTAAGGGGCTTAGGTATCTTCACTTTGACTGTGTCCCTCAAATTTTGCATTACAATTTAAAGCCTACAAATGTAATGTTGGATGCTGAGTTTGAACCAAGGTTGGCAGATTGTGGATTGGCTAAGCTCATGCCTAATTTGGACAGAGCTACTTGTGGCTACAGTGCTCCAGAGTGCTTCCAGAATTGCAG GTATACAGATAAGAGTGACATCTTTAGCTTTGGGATGATTTTGGGCGTTCTGTTGACTGGAAGAGACCCGACTGACCCATTTTTTGGAGAAGCAGCCAGTGGAGGTAGTTTAGGTCGTTGGCTTCGGCATTTGCAACAAGCAGGGGAGGCAAAGGAAGCACTTGATAAGAGTATTCTTGGGGAAGAAGGCGAGGAAGATGAGATGCTCATGGCAGTAAGGATTTCTGTTGTCTGCCTATCAGATTTGCCTGCGGATAGACCTTCAAGTGATGAGCTTGTTCTCATGTTATCCCAGCTGCACAGTTTTTAA
- the LOC8285681 gene encoding auxin response factor 2B isoform X1 — MDDNGNGIAVSDSGDALYKELWHACAGPLVTVPRQGELVFYFPQGHIEQVEASTNQAADEQMPAYDLPGKILCRVVNVQLKAEPDTDEVFAQITLLPQSEQDENLVEKKALPAPTRPRVHSFCKTLTASDTSTHGGFSVLRRHADECLPPLDMSLQPPAQELVAKDLLGNEWRFRHIFRGQPRRHLLQSGWSLFVSAKKLVAGDAFIFLRGETGELRVGVRRAMRQSCNVPSSFMSSHSMHIGILATAWHAVSTGTMFTVYYKPRTSPAEFIIPMDKYMESVKNNFTIGMRFKMRFEAEEAPEQRFLGTVIGVEHADPKRWPTSRWRCLKVRWDETSSLHRPDRVSPWEVEPALAPLDPLPTCRLKRSRSNMPMPSADSSAVMKKDNWLSRDPQNQDIPTMRSKLAVNNYLDTAQNPNGWTLFQGKDQNGTDFDKRRSGPDNGMPQMMPGVEYKNSTTGPDTIHETYDFSRPLVEFHPANVDQLKTHAFGQESKFNRCPPCKMHSSSPHNTPESKLELCASKNKYHSLNIKSDTLRQNDTVHGLEVDYQPGSWISPLTNADNSPYLASEKLYPVALQQHEVKSKEDGNCKLFGISLISSPVPMENATVDNNFMHRPQGLFNLASDKLQDFGSDLSLQQLKKPKFFDSTIRCEEEKLFMASHFIEGKLQNGSTRCVKVHTTRVHKQGIAVGRYVDLTKFNGYNELIAELDRIFEFSGELITSNKNWLIAFTDDEGDMMLVGDDPWEEFCSMVRRIFVYTREEINRMNQRSLNPELVENSVIADQLAGPEEK, encoded by the exons ATGGATGACAACGGGAATGGAATCGCTGTTTCCG ATTCAGGAGATGCACTGTACAAGGAGCTGTGGCACGCTTGTGCTGGTCCTTTGGTGACGGTGCCTCGCCAAGGAGAGCTCGTTTTCTACTTTCCTCAAGGTCATATCGAGCAG GTGGAAGCATCGACGAATCAGGCAGCTGATGAGCAAATGCCAGCTTATGATCTTCCAGGGAAAATTTTATGTCGTGTGGTCAACGTCCAATTAAAG GCTGAACCTGACACAGATGAAGTGTTTGCTCAAATAACTTTGCTCCCTCAATCTGAa CAAGATGAGAACTTGGTGGAGAAGAAGGCTCTGCCTGCACCTACACGTCCACGGGTGCATTCCTTTTGTAAGACTCTTACAGCCTCAGATACAAGTACTCACGGTGGATTTTCAGTTTTGAGGCGCCACGCTGATGAATGTCTACCTCCACTG GATATGTCTTTACAACCTCCAGCTCAGGAATTAGTGGCCAAGGATTTACTTGGAAATGAATGGCGGTTCCGCCATATCTTTCGAG GTCAACCGAGGAGACACCTTCTTCAAAGTGGTTGGAGCCTATTTGTTAGTGCAAAAAAGCTTGTAGCAGGAGATGCATTTATCTTTCTCAG AGGTGAAACTGGGGAGCTTCGTGTAGGAGTAAGACGTGCTATGAGACAGTCATGTAATGTTCCATCTTCTTTCATGTCTAGTCACAGTATGCATATTGGTATTCTTGCCACTGCATGGCATGCAGTTTCAACAGGAACAATGTTCACTGTCTACTACAAACCAAG GACTAGTCCTGCCGAGTTTATTATTCCCATGGATAAATATATGGAATCTGTCAAAAACAACTTTACTATAGGGATGAGGTTCAAGATGAGGTTTGAAGCTGAAGAAGCTCCAGAACAGAG GTTTTTGGGCACTGTGATTGGAGTTGAACATGCTGATCCCAAGAGGTGGCCCACTTCAAGATGGAGATGCCTCAAG GTGCGCTGGGATGAAACTTCTTCTCTTCATCGCCCAGATAGGGTTTCCCCTTGGGAAGTAGAACCTGCTTTGGCTCCTCTAGACCCCCTTCCAACGTGTCGGTTAAAAAGGTCACGTTCGAATATGCCAATGCCATCTGCAGATTCCTCTGCTGTAATGAAGAAAG ATAATTGGTTATCAAGAGACCCGCAAAATCAAGACATCCCAACCATGAGAAGCAAACTTGCTGTGAATAATTACTTAGACACTGCTCAAAATCCTAATGGATGGACTCTCTTTCAAGGTAAAGATCAGAATGGCACTGATTTTGACAAGAGAAGATCTGGACCTGATAATGGGATGCCTCAAATGATGCCTGGAGTAGAGTATAAGAATTCAACAACAGGACCAGATACCATACATGAAACCTACGACTTTAGTCGACCTTTGGTTGAATTCCACCCTGCTAATGTTGACCAACTAAAGACTCATGCGTTTGGTCAAGAAAGCAAATTCAACCGGTGTCCTCCGTGCAAGATGCACTCAAGTTCCCCGCATAACACGCCGGAGTCCAAATTAGAGCTTTGTgcttcaaaaaataaataccaTTCATTGAATATTAAATCTGACACTCTTAGACAGAATGATACAGTGCATGGTCTTGAAGTTGACTATCAGCCTGGAAGCTGGATTTCGCCTTTGACGAATGCTGATAATTCTCCTTATCTGGCATCAGAAAAGCTATATCCTGTGGCTTTGCAACAGCATGAGGTAAAATCTAAAGAAGATGGCAATTGCAAACTCTTTGGTATCTCCCTCATTAGCAGTCCTGTGCCAATGGAAAACGCAACGGTAGATAATAATTTCATGCATAGGCCACAAGGATTGTTCAATCTTGCATCAGACAAACTGCAAGACTTTGGCTCTGATCTATCATTGCAGCAATTGAAGAAACCAAAGTTTTTTGATAGTACAATTAGATGTGAAGAAGAGAAGTTGTTTATGGCTTCTCATTTTATCGAGGGCAAGCTTCAGAATGGTTCAACAAGATGTGTAAAGGTTCATACTACTCGA GTTCACAAGCAAGGGATTGCCGTTGGAAGGTATGTGGACCTGACCAAGTTTAACGGCTATAATGAATTGATAGCAGAATTAGATCGGATTTTTGAATTCAGTGGTGAATTAATCACTTCAAATAAAAACTGGTTGATCGCTTTCACTGATGACGAGGGCGATATGATGCTTGTGGGAGATGATCCCTGGGA GGAATTCTGTAGCATGGTGCGTAGGATCTTTGTATACACTCGAGAGGAGATAAATAGGATGAACCAACGATCCTTGAACCCAGAGCTGGTGGAAAATTCAGTAATTGCAGACCAATTAGCTGGTccagaagaaaaataa
- the LOC8285683 gene encoding uncharacterized protein LOC8285683, with protein sequence MVEQFFPGGQLDLSRQHSLPTPIMLLSGPPSCGKTSLLFQFAYNAAIDERGSNSVVFICNRRKLDTKPPFLSQGIDPSSGTFQRIQMKYVDDDEGVKKYFAAFHMYDAFPSAVIIDDFGDFFNQRSCQERYENPRGRDLAMVRILALCHNAVMHANEKGHCKLLLSDTHHGDSPRLLFIYKRWVSAIFTIKGDGQGSFLLRRNSNLASENSERSRSAKYSVALQFLYLERIFEDDESKT encoded by the exons ATGGTGGAGCAGTTCTTTCCTGGCGGTCAACTGGATCTTTCCCGCCAGCACTCCCTGCCAACCCCAATTATGCTTCTCTCGGGTCCGCCCTCTTG CGGGAAAACGTCTCTACTCTTCCAGTTCGCATATAACGCTGCGATAGACGAGAGAGGCAGTAACTCCGTCGTATTTATATGCAACCGCCGGAAGCTAGACACCAAACCACCGTTTCTCTCTCAG GGCATTGACCCATCTTCCGGTACCTTTCAACGCATACAAATGAA GTATGTGGATGATGATGAAGGGGTCAAGAAGTACTTTGCTGCATTCCACATGTATGATGCATTTCCATCAGCAGTCATCATTGATGATTTCGGAGACTTTTTTAATCAAAG GAGCTGCCAAGAGAGATATGAGAATCCTCGCGGAAGAGACTTGGCAATGGTTCGGATTCTTGCTTTATGTCACAATGCTGTAATGCATGCAAA TGAGAAAGGTCACTGTAAACTTTTGCTTTCTGATACCCACCATGGAGATTCCCCAAGATTGCTGTTTATCTATAAAAGATGGGTCTCTGCCATTTTTACCATCAAAG GTGATGGCCAGGGATCATTTCTTCTAAGAAGAAACAGCAATTTGGCAAGTGAAAACTCTGAGAGGAGCAGGAGTGCAAAGTACTCCGTGGCActtcaatttctttacttGGAAAGGATCTTCGAGGATGACGAGAGTAAGACGTAG
- the LOC107260765 gene encoding pentatricopeptide repeat-containing protein At5g13270, chloroplastic → MDVQYSFAVKLSNPSLVKAHDKVPIIKSANFAQLPSWVSLKGTPPLHQAQQNRKGQVENVHLVSLSKQGKLKEAREFLKQMVDAGISVSPDSYRNLFEICGNSKSLSDGKIIHELLRRTVEKPSVFLENTVLKMYCVCESLEDAYKVFDKMIERNLISWGTIISAYAEHGLLDKALSLFISMISLGINPNSSIYIDLLRSLLNPSLLGIGKQIHSHSIRSGLGAGVSINTAISNMYVRCGWLDGAELFINNMAEKNAVAWTGLMVGYTQAGKQKNALDLFAKMVCEDVELDEYVFSISLKACAGLKELSFGRQIHGHIVKLGLESEVSVGTPLVDFYIKCASFELASKVFEGISEPNDVSWSAMITGYCQIGEFEEALKIFESLRSNIENLNSFTYTSIFQACSALADFSTGTQVHADAIKRSLIASQHGESAMITMYSRCGRLDYANLAFETIDGPDAVAWTAIVAGYAYQGNATEALKHFWRMQGSGARPNAITFIAVLTACSHSGLVAEGKQYLDLMSSKYGMAPTIDHYDCVIDIYSRAGYLQEALEVIRRMPFDPDAMSWKCLLGGCWTHRNLELGKIAAENLLQLDPEDTAGYILMFNLYASFGKWKEAANVRKSMAERNLRKELSCSWITVKGKVHRFIVGDKHHPQTEQIYKKLGEFKDIIKAENGLLTEEDVSSSLPERKEQLLEHSERLAIAFGLISVPSNAPIVVFKNLRACRDCHDFAKQVSGVTGRVIVVRDSFRFHHFKLGECSCNDYW, encoded by the coding sequence ATGGATGTTCAGTATTCTTTCGCTGTAAAACTTTCCAATCCGTCGCTGGTTAAAGCTCATGATAAGGTTCCAATCATAAAATCTGCAAACTTTGCACAATTACCTTCATGGGTTTCGCTTAAGGGCACCCCTCCATTACACCAAGCCCAGCAAAACAGAAAAGGTCAAGTTGAAAATGTCCATTTGGTTTCTCTATCCAAACAGGGAAAGCTCAAAGAAGCTCGTGAATTTCTCAAACAAATGGTCGATGCTGGTATTTCTGTTAGCCCTGATTCTTATAGAAACCTATTTGAAATTTGTGGCAACTCTAAATCTTTGTCGGatggaaaaataattcacGAACTGTTAAGAAGAACCGTAGAGAAACCATCTGTGTTTCTTGAAAACACCGTTCTTAAAATGTATTGTGTATGTGAGAGCTTGGAGGATGCATACAAGGTGTTTGATAAAATGATTGAAAGGAACTTGATTTCTTGGGGCACTATCATATCAGCTTATGCAGAGCATGGACTTCTTGATAAGGCCTTATCTTTGTTTATAAGTATGATTTCTTTGGGAATTAACCCCAATTCGTCCATCTACATTGACCTTTTACGGTCTTTGCTGAATCCTTCTCTTTTAGGGATTGGTAAACAGATACATTCTCATTCTATTAGAAGTGGGCTGGGTGCTGGTGTCTCTATTAACACGGCAATATCAAACATGTACGTCAGATGCGGTTGGTTAGATGGTGCTGAGCTTTTTATTAACAACATGGCTGAAAAGAATGCTGTGGCTTGGACTGGATTGATGGTGGGTTATACTCAAGCTGGGAAACAGAAGAATGCTTTGGATTTGTTCGCCAAGATGGTGTGTGAAGATGTTGAACTGGATGAGTATGTGTTCTCTATTTCTCTCAAGGCATGTGCTGGTTTAAAGGAGTTGAGTTTTGGAAGGCAAATTCATGGTCATATTGTTAAACTTGGATTGGAATCTGAAGTTTCTGTAGGAACTCCTCTTGTAGACTTTTATATCAAATGTGCAAGTTTTGAACTTGCTTCTAAAGTATTTGAGGGGATAAGTGAACCAAATGATGTTTCATGGAGTGCTATGATAACTGGTTATTGTCAAATAGGTGAATTTGAGGAAGCTCTCAAGATTTTCGAATCTTTAAGGAGTAATATTGAgaatttaaattcattcaCATATACAAGCATTTTCCAGGCATGTTCTGCACTTGCGGACTTTAGTACAGGTACTCAAGTTCATGCAGATgcaataaaaagaagtttaataGCCAGCCAACATGGAGAGAGTGCAATGATTACCATGTATTCAAGATGTGGCAGATTAGATTATGCTAATCTAGCCTTTGAAACAATAGATGGACCTGATGCTGTGGCATGGACTGCTATAGTTGCTGGTTATGCTTATCAGGGCAATGCTACTGAAGCTCTAAAGCATTTTTGGCGGATGCAGGGTTCTGGCGCAAGACCAAATGCAATTACATTCATTGCAGTTTTAACAGCTTGTAGCCATTCAGGTTTGGTTGCAGAAGGCAAGCAGTATTTAGATTTGATGAGCAGCAAGTATGGTATGGCCCCAACTATTGATCATTATGATTGCgtgattgatatatattctCGTGCTGGATATCTGCAGGAAGCACTAGAAGTAATAAGGAGAATGCCATTTGATCCAGATGCAATGAGTTGGAAATGTTTACTGGGTGGGTGTTGGACCCACAGGAATCTTGAGCTTGGGAAAATCGCAGCTGAGAACCTCCTTCAGCTGGATCCAGAGGACACTGCAGGTTATATTCTGATGTTTAACCTTTATGCTTCATTTGGGAAATGGAAAGAAGCAGCCAATGTTAGAAAGTCAATGGCAGAAAGAAACTTGAGGAAGGAGCTTAGCTGCAGCTGGATTACGGTCAAGGGTAAAGTGCACCGGTTTATAGTGGGGGATAAACACCATCCTCAGACAGAACAGATCTATAAGAAATTAGGAGAGTTCaaagatattattaaagcTGAGAATGGCCTTTTGACAGAAGAAGATGTATCAAGTAGTTTACCAGAGAGGAAAGAACAGCTTCTTGAGCATAGCGAGAGATTGGCAATAGCATTTGGGTTGATATCCGTCCCAAGTAATGCTCCCATAGTGGTTTTCAAGAACCTAAGGGCATGCAGAGACTGCCATGATTTTGCTAAACAGGTATCAGGGGTCACAGGACGTGTAATTGTGGTTAGAGATTCATTTAGATTTCATCACTTCAAGTTAGGTGAATGTTCTTGCAATGACTACTGGTGA
- the LOC8285684 gene encoding light-regulated protein, chloroplastic has product MQAALHLPPPPLSIVRSATALPWRSIQKFNTTRCSPIRASTPVGNDTSTVDYSSVVSVFPAEACETIGGEVCDVDMYPEVKLKPEAESTTAASTATEHIDREYLQYDSPKTVFLEEACDDLGGEFCDPEYQRP; this is encoded by the exons ATGCAGGCAGCCTTGCATCTTCCACCCCCACCCCTCTCCATTGTAAGAAGTGCCACAGCCTTGCCATGGAGGTCCATCCAAAAGTTTAACACTACTAGATGCTCCCCAATCAGAGCTAGTACACCAGTTGGCAATGACACTTCAACAGTTGATTACAGCTCCGTGGTTTC TGTTTTCCCAGCTGAGGCTTGTGAGACAATAGGAGGTGAAGTTTGTGATGTTGATATGTATCCTGAAGTGAAGCTCAAGCCAGAAGCCGAAAGCACTACTGCAGCTAGCACTGCTACTGAGCATATTGATAGAGAATACTTACAGTATGACAGTCCGAAGAC GGTGTTCCTAGAAGAGGCTTGTGACGATCTTGGAGGAGAGTTTTGTGACCCTGAGTATCAGCGACCCTGA
- the LOC8285681 gene encoding auxin response factor 2B isoform X2 produces the protein MDDNGNGIAVSDSGDALYKELWHACAGPLVTVPRQGELVFYFPQGHIEQVEASTNQAADEQMPAYDLPGKILCRVVNVQLKAEPDTDEVFAQITLLPQSEQDENLVEKKALPAPTRPRVHSFCKTLTASDTSTHGGFSVLRRHADECLPPLDMSLQPPAQELVAKDLLGNEWRFRHIFRGQPRRHLLQSGWSLFVSAKKLVAGDAFIFLRGETGELRVGVRRAMRQSCNVPSSFMSSHSMHIGILATAWHAVSTGTMFTVYYKPRTSPAEFIIPMDKYMESVKNNFTIGMRFKMRFEAEEAPEQRFLGTVIGVEHADPKRWPTSRWRCLKVRWDETSSLHRPDRVSPWEVEPALAPLDPLPTCRLKRSRSNMPMPSADSSAVMKKDNWLSRDPQNQDIPTMRSKLAVNNYLDTAQNPNGWTLFQGKDQNGTDFDKRRSGPDNGMPQMMPGVEYKNSTTGPDTIHETYDFSRPLVEFHPANVDQLKTHAFGQESKFNRCPPCKMHSSSPHNTPESKLELCASKNKYHSLNIKSDTLRQNDTVHGLEVDYQPGSWISPLTNADNSPYLASEKLYPVALQQHEVKSKEDGNCKLFGISLISSPVPMENATVDNNFMHRPQGLFNLASDKLQDFGSDLSLQQLKKPKFFDSTIRCEEEKLFMASHFIEGKLQNGSTRCVKVHKQGIAVGRYVDLTKFNGYNELIAELDRIFEFSGELITSNKNWLIAFTDDEGDMMLVGDDPWEEFCSMVRRIFVYTREEINRMNQRSLNPELVENSVIADQLAGPEEK, from the exons ATGGATGACAACGGGAATGGAATCGCTGTTTCCG ATTCAGGAGATGCACTGTACAAGGAGCTGTGGCACGCTTGTGCTGGTCCTTTGGTGACGGTGCCTCGCCAAGGAGAGCTCGTTTTCTACTTTCCTCAAGGTCATATCGAGCAG GTGGAAGCATCGACGAATCAGGCAGCTGATGAGCAAATGCCAGCTTATGATCTTCCAGGGAAAATTTTATGTCGTGTGGTCAACGTCCAATTAAAG GCTGAACCTGACACAGATGAAGTGTTTGCTCAAATAACTTTGCTCCCTCAATCTGAa CAAGATGAGAACTTGGTGGAGAAGAAGGCTCTGCCTGCACCTACACGTCCACGGGTGCATTCCTTTTGTAAGACTCTTACAGCCTCAGATACAAGTACTCACGGTGGATTTTCAGTTTTGAGGCGCCACGCTGATGAATGTCTACCTCCACTG GATATGTCTTTACAACCTCCAGCTCAGGAATTAGTGGCCAAGGATTTACTTGGAAATGAATGGCGGTTCCGCCATATCTTTCGAG GTCAACCGAGGAGACACCTTCTTCAAAGTGGTTGGAGCCTATTTGTTAGTGCAAAAAAGCTTGTAGCAGGAGATGCATTTATCTTTCTCAG AGGTGAAACTGGGGAGCTTCGTGTAGGAGTAAGACGTGCTATGAGACAGTCATGTAATGTTCCATCTTCTTTCATGTCTAGTCACAGTATGCATATTGGTATTCTTGCCACTGCATGGCATGCAGTTTCAACAGGAACAATGTTCACTGTCTACTACAAACCAAG GACTAGTCCTGCCGAGTTTATTATTCCCATGGATAAATATATGGAATCTGTCAAAAACAACTTTACTATAGGGATGAGGTTCAAGATGAGGTTTGAAGCTGAAGAAGCTCCAGAACAGAG GTTTTTGGGCACTGTGATTGGAGTTGAACATGCTGATCCCAAGAGGTGGCCCACTTCAAGATGGAGATGCCTCAAG GTGCGCTGGGATGAAACTTCTTCTCTTCATCGCCCAGATAGGGTTTCCCCTTGGGAAGTAGAACCTGCTTTGGCTCCTCTAGACCCCCTTCCAACGTGTCGGTTAAAAAGGTCACGTTCGAATATGCCAATGCCATCTGCAGATTCCTCTGCTGTAATGAAGAAAG ATAATTGGTTATCAAGAGACCCGCAAAATCAAGACATCCCAACCATGAGAAGCAAACTTGCTGTGAATAATTACTTAGACACTGCTCAAAATCCTAATGGATGGACTCTCTTTCAAGGTAAAGATCAGAATGGCACTGATTTTGACAAGAGAAGATCTGGACCTGATAATGGGATGCCTCAAATGATGCCTGGAGTAGAGTATAAGAATTCAACAACAGGACCAGATACCATACATGAAACCTACGACTTTAGTCGACCTTTGGTTGAATTCCACCCTGCTAATGTTGACCAACTAAAGACTCATGCGTTTGGTCAAGAAAGCAAATTCAACCGGTGTCCTCCGTGCAAGATGCACTCAAGTTCCCCGCATAACACGCCGGAGTCCAAATTAGAGCTTTGTgcttcaaaaaataaataccaTTCATTGAATATTAAATCTGACACTCTTAGACAGAATGATACAGTGCATGGTCTTGAAGTTGACTATCAGCCTGGAAGCTGGATTTCGCCTTTGACGAATGCTGATAATTCTCCTTATCTGGCATCAGAAAAGCTATATCCTGTGGCTTTGCAACAGCATGAGGTAAAATCTAAAGAAGATGGCAATTGCAAACTCTTTGGTATCTCCCTCATTAGCAGTCCTGTGCCAATGGAAAACGCAACGGTAGATAATAATTTCATGCATAGGCCACAAGGATTGTTCAATCTTGCATCAGACAAACTGCAAGACTTTGGCTCTGATCTATCATTGCAGCAATTGAAGAAACCAAAGTTTTTTGATAGTACAATTAGATGTGAAGAAGAGAAGTTGTTTATGGCTTCTCATTTTATCGAGGGCAAGCTTCAGAATGGTTCAACAAGATGTGTAAAG GTTCACAAGCAAGGGATTGCCGTTGGAAGGTATGTGGACCTGACCAAGTTTAACGGCTATAATGAATTGATAGCAGAATTAGATCGGATTTTTGAATTCAGTGGTGAATTAATCACTTCAAATAAAAACTGGTTGATCGCTTTCACTGATGACGAGGGCGATATGATGCTTGTGGGAGATGATCCCTGGGA GGAATTCTGTAGCATGGTGCGTAGGATCTTTGTATACACTCGAGAGGAGATAAATAGGATGAACCAACGATCCTTGAACCCAGAGCTGGTGGAAAATTCAGTAATTGCAGACCAATTAGCTGGTccagaagaaaaataa